One stretch of Streptomyces agglomeratus DNA includes these proteins:
- the serC gene encoding phosphoserine transaminase, producing MAEIQIPADMKPADGRFGAGPSKVRTEALDALAATGTSLLGTSHRQAPVKNLVGSVRDGVRDLFQLPEGCEVILGNGGSTAFWDIATHGLIERKSQHLNFGEFSSKFAKAAKQAPWLDDPTVIASDPGTHPDPQAEAGVDVYAFTHNETSTGVAAPIKRVQGADAGSLVLVDATSGAGGLPVDIAETDVYYFAPQKSFASDGGLWIAVFSPAALERAARVHASGRHIPEFFSLPTAIDNSLKNQTYNTPALATLFLLDDQLKWINTQGGLDWSTRRTATSAANLYGWADESKYATPFVTDPAKRSQVIGTIDFSDEIDATAVAKALRANGIVDTEPYRKLGRNQLRVAMFPAIDPADVQALTACVDYVIEKL from the coding sequence GTGGCTGAGATCCAGATTCCCGCTGACATGAAGCCCGCCGACGGCCGTTTCGGCGCGGGCCCCTCCAAGGTGCGTACGGAGGCGCTGGACGCCCTGGCCGCGACCGGCACCTCCCTCCTCGGTACGTCCCACCGCCAGGCCCCGGTCAAGAACCTGGTCGGCTCGGTGCGTGACGGCGTACGCGACCTCTTCCAGCTCCCCGAGGGTTGCGAGGTGATCCTGGGCAACGGCGGTTCCACCGCCTTCTGGGACATCGCGACCCACGGCCTGATCGAGCGCAAGTCCCAGCACCTGAACTTCGGCGAGTTCTCGTCGAAGTTCGCGAAGGCCGCCAAGCAGGCGCCCTGGCTGGACGACCCGACCGTGATCGCCTCCGACCCCGGTACGCACCCGGACCCGCAGGCCGAGGCGGGTGTCGACGTGTACGCGTTCACCCACAACGAGACCTCGACCGGTGTCGCGGCGCCGATCAAGCGCGTGCAGGGCGCCGACGCCGGCTCCCTCGTCCTGGTCGACGCCACCTCCGGCGCGGGCGGCCTGCCGGTCGACATCGCCGAGACCGACGTCTACTACTTCGCCCCGCAGAAGTCCTTCGCCTCCGACGGCGGCCTGTGGATCGCGGTCTTCTCCCCCGCCGCCCTGGAGCGCGCCGCGCGCGTCCACGCGTCCGGCCGCCACATCCCGGAGTTCTTCAGCCTGCCCACGGCGATCGACAACTCGCTCAAGAACCAGACGTACAACACCCCCGCGCTGGCGACCCTCTTCCTGCTGGACGACCAGCTGAAGTGGATCAACACGCAGGGCGGCCTCGACTGGTCGACCCGCCGTACCGCGACCTCCGCGGCCAACCTGTACGGCTGGGCCGACGAGTCGAAGTACGCGACGCCGTTCGTCACCGACCCGGCGAAGCGTTCGCAGGTCATCGGCACGATCGACTTCTCCGACGAGATCGACGCCACGGCGGTCGCCAAGGCGCTGCGCGCCAACGGCATCGTCGACACCGAGCCGTACCGCAAGCTGGGCCGCAACCAGCTGCGCGTGGCGATGTTCCCGGCGATCGACCCGGCCGACGTCCAGGCCCTGACCGCCTGCGTCGACTACGTGATCGAGAAGCTCTAG
- a CDS encoding FAD-binding and (Fe-S)-binding domain-containing protein, with protein MAEQGDGREHDGRGGRNGWRGQGEGLPRNDTAALTRELRATVRGEVAFDAAARALMTMDASNYRRVPLGVVAPRDTADVVAALAVCRAYGVPVVPRGGGTSIAGQATGTGVVLDFTRHMRAITDLDPETRTVVVQPGVVLDDLRAAAGTYGLTFGPDPSTHSRCTLGGMIGNNSCGSHSVAWGTTADNLYDLSVVTYGGDELRLAEGWQGAPAGLRELVNGNLALLRTGFPELPRRISGYALDALLPENGVNLARAFCGSEGTLGVVSEATVRLVDAPRARALAVLGYAGESAAAEAAPALLPYGPLTVEGMAEDLVPENERRLLPRGSAWLFVEMGGGSPAEALSRAERLVKAAQALDGTVVTDAAGQRALWRVREDASGTATRMPDGSEAWPGWEDCAVPPARLGAYLRDFRALLAGHGLRGTPYGHFGDGCIHVRIDFDLLSESGVRRFRAFSEEQAELVVAHGGSLSGEHGDGQARAELLPKMYGNELVALFGRFKDVWDPAGGMNPGMLARPARLDENLRFTVLPRERVDVTFAYPHDGGDFSAAVRRCVGVAKCRTESGAGAGVMCPSFRVTGDEQHSTRGRARLLHEMLAGEVVTDGWRSREVRDALDLCLSCKGCRSDCPVGVDMATYKAEFLHHHYEGRLRPAAHYAMGWLPVWLRAAAPFAGALRVASRVRPLTALVKRLGGIAPERDLPTPARTTLRNWWRARNRAVRERPPELGTTTVVLWPDTFTNHLSPEAGRAAVRVLEAAGLRVVMPPRQLCCGLTYVSTGQLGRARAVMRHTLDRMERAAGLPVVVLEPSCAAALKADLPELLPDDPRAAALASSVRTFAQVLEEYAPHWQPPRIDRRVAGQTHCHQHAVLGDAAEQRLRERAGLTGALSGGCCGLAGNFGFERGHYDVSVACAEEQLLPFVRAAAPGTELLADGFSCRTQLEQLAGRRARHLAEVLAEGLDEALDEAPDEALDG; from the coding sequence ATGGCTGAGCAGGGTGACGGGCGCGAGCACGACGGGCGTGGCGGGCGGAACGGGTGGCGCGGGCAAGGGGAGGGGCTGCCCAGGAACGACACGGCGGCGCTGACGCGCGAGCTGCGCGCCACTGTGCGGGGCGAGGTCGCCTTCGACGCGGCGGCGCGCGCCCTGATGACGATGGACGCCTCCAACTACCGGCGCGTGCCGCTCGGTGTCGTCGCCCCGCGCGACACCGCCGACGTGGTCGCCGCGCTCGCCGTCTGCCGGGCGTACGGGGTGCCGGTCGTGCCGCGCGGCGGCGGCACGTCGATCGCCGGGCAGGCGACCGGAACGGGCGTGGTCCTCGACTTCACGCGCCACATGCGCGCCATCACGGACCTCGACCCCGAGACCCGCACGGTCGTGGTGCAGCCGGGCGTCGTCCTCGACGACCTGCGGGCTGCGGCGGGGACGTACGGGCTGACCTTCGGGCCGGACCCCTCCACGCACAGCCGCTGCACGCTCGGCGGGATGATCGGGAACAACTCGTGCGGCTCGCACTCGGTGGCATGGGGTACGACGGCCGACAACCTCTACGACCTGTCGGTCGTCACGTACGGCGGCGACGAGCTGCGCCTGGCCGAGGGCTGGCAGGGCGCACCGGCCGGTCTGCGCGAACTCGTGAACGGCAACCTCGCGCTCCTGCGCACCGGCTTCCCCGAGCTGCCGCGCCGTATCTCCGGGTACGCACTGGACGCGCTCCTTCCCGAGAACGGCGTGAACCTCGCGCGGGCGTTCTGCGGAAGCGAGGGAACGCTGGGGGTGGTGAGCGAGGCGACCGTACGCCTGGTGGACGCACCCCGTGCACGCGCACTCGCCGTTCTCGGGTACGCCGGCGAGAGTGCCGCGGCCGAGGCCGCTCCCGCGCTCCTGCCGTACGGTCCGCTCACGGTGGAAGGGATGGCCGAAGACCTCGTTCCCGAGAACGAGCGGAGACTGCTCCCGCGCGGCTCCGCCTGGCTCTTCGTGGAGATGGGCGGGGGCTCGCCCGCCGAGGCGCTCTCGCGCGCCGAGCGGCTCGTGAAGGCCGCCCAGGCGCTCGACGGGACGGTCGTCACCGATGCGGCCGGACAGCGCGCCCTGTGGCGCGTCCGTGAGGACGCCAGCGGCACGGCGACCCGGATGCCCGACGGGAGCGAGGCATGGCCCGGCTGGGAGGACTGCGCCGTACCGCCCGCACGGCTCGGCGCGTACCTGCGGGACTTCAGGGCCCTGCTCGCCGGGCACGGCCTGCGCGGCACGCCGTACGGCCACTTCGGCGACGGCTGCATCCACGTCCGGATCGACTTCGACCTGCTCAGCGAGAGCGGGGTGCGGCGCTTTCGCGCCTTCTCCGAGGAACAGGCGGAACTCGTCGTCGCGCACGGCGGCTCCCTCTCCGGCGAGCACGGCGACGGACAGGCACGCGCCGAACTGCTGCCGAAGATGTACGGGAACGAACTCGTCGCCCTCTTCGGACGCTTCAAGGACGTGTGGGACCCGGCCGGCGGAATGAACCCGGGCATGCTCGCCCGCCCCGCCCGGCTGGACGAGAACCTCCGCTTCACCGTGCTCCCCAGGGAGCGCGTGGACGTCACCTTCGCGTACCCCCACGACGGCGGCGATTTCTCGGCCGCCGTCCGCCGCTGTGTGGGCGTCGCGAAGTGCCGTACCGAGTCGGGGGCGGGAGCGGGCGTCATGTGCCCCTCGTTCCGGGTCACCGGCGACGAGCAGCACTCCACGCGCGGGCGTGCGCGTCTGCTGCACGAAATGCTCGCCGGAGAGGTGGTCACGGACGGGTGGCGGTCGCGGGAAGTGCGCGACGCGCTCGACCTGTGCCTGTCGTGCAAGGGGTGCAGGAGCGACTGTCCGGTGGGCGTCGACATGGCGACGTACAAGGCGGAGTTCCTGCACCACCACTACGAGGGCCGCCTGCGACCCGCGGCCCACTACGCGATGGGGTGGCTTCCCGTGTGGCTGCGCGCGGCGGCACCGTTCGCGGGTGCGCTGCGGGTCGCTTCCCGGGTACGCCCGCTGACCGCTCTCGTGAAGCGCCTGGGAGGCATCGCCCCGGAGCGTGACCTGCCCACCCCGGCGCGCACCACTCTGCGGAACTGGTGGCGGGCGCGGAACAGGGCCGTGCGGGAACGGCCCCCGGAGCTTGGTACGACGACCGTCGTACTGTGGCCCGACACGTTCACCAACCACCTCTCCCCCGAGGCCGGCCGAGCGGCGGTGCGCGTACTGGAGGCAGCCGGTCTGCGGGTCGTGATGCCACCACGGCAGCTGTGCTGCGGCCTGACGTACGTCTCGACCGGACAGCTCGGCAGGGCCCGCGCGGTGATGCGCCACACCCTGGACCGCATGGAACGCGCCGCCGGGCTGCCCGTCGTGGTCCTGGAACCGAGCTGCGCGGCCGCGCTGAAGGCGGATCTCCCCGAGCTCCTGCCGGACGACCCGAGAGCGGCCGCGCTCGCTTCCTCGGTACGCACCTTCGCGCAGGTGCTGGAGGAGTACGCCCCCCACTGGCAGCCGCCGAGGATCGACCGCCGGGTCGCGGGCCAGACCCACTGCCACCAGCACGCCGTACTGGGCGACGCGGCTGAACAGCGCCTGCGCGAGCGGGCCGGTCTCACCGGCGCCCTGAGCGGAGGCTGCTGCGGCCTCGCGGGAAACTTCGGCTTCGAGCGCGGCCACTACGACGTGTCGGTCGCCTGCGCGGAGGAACAACTGCTGCCCTTTGTCCGCGCCGCCGCCCCCGGAACGGAGCTCCTGGCGGACGGGTTCTCCTGCCGCACGCAACTGGAGCAACTGGCGGGCCGCAGAGCGAGGCACCTGGCGGAAGTACTGGCGGAGGGGCTGGACGAGGCCCTGGACGAGGCGCCGGACGAGGCGCTGGACGGCTGA
- a CDS encoding EamA family transporter gives MDQPTSAAPGHAPAPASPSLPPYSDAGPVESAGSPAGARLGARLGPVAMVVAGGLSVQFGSAVAVTIMPSTGAAGVVAVRLAVAAVLLLVVCRPKVRGYARADWWTVAAFGLAMAGMNGLFYQSLDRVPLGVAVTLEVLGPLALSVFASRRAMSVVWAALALGGVVLLSGGGFDRLDPVGAAYALGAGGCWAAYILFSARTGRRFPQADGLALAMAVAALLSLPFGIAGAGDRLLEPRTLALGVAVALMSSVLPYTLELLALRRLPAATFAVLMSLEPAIAAVAGFLVLHQALSTTDALAIALVIGASMGAVRSQARQGRRERAKSAE, from the coding sequence ATGGATCAACCCACCTCGGCGGCCCCCGGCCACGCCCCCGCCCCCGCTTCCCCCTCCCTTCCTCCGTATTCCGACGCCGGTCCCGTCGAGAGCGCCGGCAGCCCCGCCGGAGCACGGCTGGGGGCCCGGCTCGGGCCGGTCGCGATGGTGGTGGCCGGTGGGCTGTCGGTGCAGTTCGGGTCCGCCGTCGCGGTGACGATCATGCCCAGTACCGGAGCCGCCGGTGTCGTCGCCGTGCGACTCGCCGTCGCGGCCGTGCTCCTGCTGGTCGTGTGCCGGCCGAAGGTGCGCGGGTACGCCCGGGCCGACTGGTGGACCGTCGCCGCCTTCGGCCTCGCCATGGCCGGAATGAACGGCCTCTTCTACCAGTCGCTGGACCGTGTCCCGCTGGGCGTCGCGGTGACCCTGGAGGTGCTCGGCCCGCTCGCGCTGTCCGTGTTCGCCTCGCGCCGCGCCATGAGCGTCGTGTGGGCCGCGCTCGCGCTCGGCGGCGTCGTGCTGCTCAGCGGAGGGGGCTTCGACCGGCTGGATCCCGTCGGCGCGGCGTACGCGCTGGGGGCCGGCGGCTGCTGGGCGGCGTACATCCTCTTCAGCGCGCGGACCGGCCGCAGGTTCCCGCAGGCGGACGGGCTGGCGCTGGCGATGGCGGTGGCGGCGCTGCTGAGCCTGCCGTTCGGCATCGCGGGAGCGGGCGACAGGCTGCTGGAGCCGCGCACGCTGGCGCTCGGTGTGGCGGTGGCGCTGATGTCCTCCGTACTGCCGTACACGCTGGAGCTGCTGGCGCTGCGCCGGCTGCCGGCCGCGACCTTCGCCGTACTGATGAGCCTGGAGCCCGCCATCGCGGCGGTTGCGGGCTTCCTGGTGCTGCACCAGGCCCTCTCGACGACCGACGCACTGGCGATCGCGCTGGTCATCGGCGCGAGCATGGGCGCGGTACGGAGCCAGGCGCGCCAGGGGCGGCGGGAGCGGGCCAAGTCGGCCGAGTGA
- a CDS encoding TIGR03084 family metal-binding protein, with protein MSDPTDVLDDLRAEGDELDRLVGGLSEKQWSLATPAPRWTVAHQIAHLAWTDTAALLSVTDPEGFAAEAREALAAPERFVDDGAEAGAALPVDELLAWWRDGREQLQRAVRAAPDGVKFPWYGPPMSAASMATGRLMETWAHGQDIADALGVRREPTARLRHVARIGVRARGYAFAVRGLTPPAAEFRVELTAPDGSGLWTYGPEDARQRVTGPALDFCLLVTQRAHRDDVAVRAEGADADRWLDIAQAFAGPAGEGRPSQRRAGGDAEGDAGGDA; from the coding sequence GTGTCCGATCCGACAGACGTGCTCGACGATCTCCGTGCCGAAGGCGACGAACTCGACCGGCTGGTCGGGGGCCTGAGCGAGAAGCAGTGGTCGCTCGCCACCCCCGCGCCGCGCTGGACCGTCGCCCACCAGATCGCGCATCTCGCCTGGACGGACACGGCGGCACTGCTGTCCGTGACCGACCCCGAGGGCTTCGCGGCCGAGGCGCGCGAGGCGCTCGCCGCGCCCGAGCGGTTCGTCGACGACGGCGCCGAGGCAGGGGCCGCGCTGCCGGTCGACGAGCTGCTGGCCTGGTGGCGGGACGGTCGCGAGCAGCTCCAGCGCGCTGTGCGGGCAGCGCCGGACGGGGTGAAGTTCCCCTGGTACGGGCCGCCGATGAGCGCCGCTTCGATGGCGACCGGGCGGCTCATGGAGACCTGGGCGCACGGCCAGGACATCGCGGACGCGCTGGGCGTACGCCGGGAGCCGACGGCGCGGCTGCGGCACGTGGCCCGCATCGGGGTGCGGGCACGCGGCTACGCCTTCGCGGTCCGGGGGCTGACGCCGCCCGCCGCGGAGTTCCGGGTGGAGCTGACCGCGCCGGACGGGTCGGGACTGTGGACGTACGGCCCTGAGGACGCCCGGCAGCGGGTGACCGGACCCGCGCTCGACTTCTGCCTCCTGGTGACGCAGCGGGCCCACCGTGACGACGTGGCGGTACGGGCCGAGGGAGCCGACGCCGACCGGTGGCTGGACATCGCGCAGGCGTTCGCGGGACCGGCGGGCGAGGGGCGGCCGTCGCAGCGCCGGGCCGGGGGAGACGCAGAGGGAGACGCCGGGGGAGACGCGTGA
- a CDS encoding acyclic terpene utilization AtuA family protein produces the protein MREMLTGGELDVLTGDYLAELTMLILGRDRLKDPRLGYAKTFLRQLEENLGAARERGVRIVANAGGLNPGALADAVRELAERVGVPVRVAHVEGDSLPLPEGALTANAYLGGGGIAECLRAGADVVVTGRVTDAALVTGPAAWWFGWGPQEYDRLAGAVVAGHVLECGAQATGGNYAFFQDFPAPSRERSTPAADRSGERSSSSADRSSERFPERSRERARRRPGFPLAEIRADGSSVITKHPGTGGRVDTGTVTAQLLYETGPPRYAGPDVTARLDTVRLTREGPDRVLISGVRGEAPPPTLKAGMTRVGGWRNEVVFVLTGLDIEAKAELVREQVEDALSAAKSRPAEVRWELARTDRPDADTQERASALLRLVVRDPDPANVGRVISAAAIELALASYPGFHVTAPPGKGAPYGVFEAAYVDASEVEHVAVLPDGERVRVPRPATTRALEPLGEAPGLPPVLTGPTRRVPLGRVAGARSGDKGGDANVGVWVPSDDAWRWLAHALTVDRFRELLPETAHLPVTRHVLPNLRAVNFVVEGLLGEGVASQSRFDPQAKALGEWLRSRHIDIPEVLL, from the coding sequence ATGAGGGAGATGCTCACCGGCGGCGAACTCGACGTACTCACCGGGGACTACCTTGCCGAGCTGACCATGCTCATTCTCGGGCGCGACCGCCTGAAGGACCCGCGCCTCGGCTACGCCAAGACCTTCCTGAGGCAACTGGAGGAGAACCTGGGTGCGGCCCGGGAGCGCGGGGTGCGGATCGTCGCCAACGCGGGCGGGCTGAACCCGGGAGCGCTCGCCGACGCCGTACGGGAACTGGCGGAACGCGTCGGAGTGCCGGTGCGGGTGGCCCATGTGGAGGGCGACAGCCTGCCGCTGCCCGAGGGGGCCCTGACGGCCAACGCGTACCTGGGCGGCGGCGGGATCGCGGAGTGCCTGCGCGCGGGCGCCGACGTGGTGGTGACGGGACGCGTCACGGACGCCGCTCTGGTCACGGGACCGGCGGCGTGGTGGTTCGGGTGGGGCCCGCAGGAGTACGACCGGCTGGCGGGGGCAGTGGTGGCCGGGCACGTGCTGGAGTGCGGGGCGCAGGCGACGGGCGGCAACTACGCGTTCTTCCAGGACTTCCCGGCCCCTTCCCGGGAGCGTTCAACTCCTGCTGCGGACCGTTCCGGGGAGCGTTCCTCTTCTTCTGCCGACCGTTCCTCGGAACGTTTCCCGGAGCGTTCCCGTGAACGTGCCCGAAGGCGCCCCGGTTTCCCCCTCGCGGAGATCCGTGCCGACGGTTCGTCGGTCATCACGAAGCACCCGGGAACGGGCGGTCGCGTCGACACGGGAACGGTCACAGCGCAGCTCCTGTACGAAACGGGCCCGCCCCGGTACGCCGGCCCCGACGTCACGGCGCGACTCGACACCGTACGGCTGACGCGGGAAGGCCCCGACCGAGTACTGATCTCGGGCGTACGCGGAGAAGCGCCGCCGCCCACGCTCAAGGCGGGAATGACCCGCGTCGGCGGGTGGCGCAACGAGGTCGTGTTCGTCCTGACCGGCCTCGACATCGAGGCGAAGGCGGAACTCGTTCGGGAGCAGGTGGAAGACGCGCTGTCCGCCGCCAAGAGCCGCCCGGCGGAGGTCCGCTGGGAACTGGCGCGCACGGACAGGCCGGACGCGGACACACAGGAACGCGCGAGTGCCCTGCTGCGCCTCGTCGTACGGGACCCGGACCCCGCGAACGTCGGCCGCGTGATCAGCGCGGCGGCGATCGAGCTGGCGCTCGCCAGCTACCCCGGCTTCCACGTGACGGCCCCGCCGGGCAAGGGGGCGCCGTACGGGGTCTTCGAGGCGGCGTACGTGGACGCGTCGGAGGTGGAGCATGTAGCGGTGCTGCCGGACGGCGAACGGGTGCGTGTTCCGCGACCCGCGACGACCCGCGCCCTGGAGCCGCTCGGCGAAGCGCCCGGCCTGCCGCCCGTACTGACCGGACCGACCCGCAGAGTCCCGCTCGGCCGAGTCGCGGGAGCACGCAGCGGGGACAAGGGCGGGGACGCCAACGTAGGCGTATGGGTGCCTTCCGACGACGCGTGGCGCTGGCTGGCGCACGCACTGACGGTGGACCGCTTCCGGGAGCTGCTCCCGGAGACCGCGCACCTCCCCGTCACCCGGCACGTCCTGCCGAACCTGCGAGCGGTGAATTTCGTGGTCGAGGGGCTCCTGGGAGAGGGAGTCGCCTCCCAGTCCCGCTTCGACCCCCAGGCCAAGGCCCTGGGCGAATGGCTGCGCTCCCGGCACATCGACATACCGGAGGTACTCCTGTGA
- a CDS encoding acyl-CoA carboxylase subunit beta, producing the protein MTVLPTALDPRSPDYAAHRAAMLAKLADLDAAHAKALAGGGDKYVARHRERGKLLARERVELLLDPDTPFLELSPLAAWGSDYAVGASMVTGIGVVEGVECLITATDPTVRGGASNPWTLKKALRANEIAYANRLPCISLVESGGADLPSQKEIFIPRGALFRDITRLSAAGIPTIAVVFGNSTAGGAYIPGMSDHTIMIKERSKVFLGGPPLVKMATGEESDDESLGGAEMHARTSGLADYFALDERDALRQARRVVARLNWRKAHPEPAPAEPPKYDEDELAGIVPDDLKVPFDPREVIARIVDASDFDEFKPLYGPSLVTGWARLHGYPVGILANAQGVLFSAESQKAAQFIQLANQRDIPLLFLHNTTGYMVGKEYEQGGIIKHGAMMINAVSNSKVPHLSVLMGASYGAGHYGMCGRAYDPRFLFAWPSSKSAVMGPQQLAGVLSIVARASAAAKGRPYDDEADAGLRAMVEQQIESESLPMFLSGRLYDDGVIDPRDTRTVLGLCLSAIHTAPVEGARGGFGVFRM; encoded by the coding sequence GTGACCGTGCTCCCCACCGCCCTGGACCCCCGGAGCCCCGACTACGCAGCCCACCGCGCCGCCATGCTCGCCAAGCTGGCCGACCTCGACGCCGCACACGCCAAAGCCCTCGCCGGCGGCGGCGACAAGTACGTCGCCCGCCACCGCGAGCGCGGCAAACTGCTCGCCCGGGAACGCGTAGAGCTGCTGCTCGACCCGGACACCCCGTTCCTGGAGCTGTCACCCCTCGCCGCCTGGGGCAGCGATTACGCCGTGGGCGCGTCGATGGTCACCGGCATCGGCGTCGTCGAGGGCGTCGAATGCCTGATCACCGCCACCGACCCCACGGTCCGCGGCGGCGCCTCCAACCCCTGGACCCTCAAAAAGGCCCTGCGGGCGAACGAGATCGCGTACGCGAACCGTCTCCCCTGCATCAGCCTCGTCGAGTCCGGCGGCGCGGATCTCCCGTCCCAGAAGGAGATCTTCATCCCCCGCGGCGCGCTGTTCCGCGACATCACGCGCCTCTCCGCCGCCGGAATCCCGACCATCGCGGTCGTCTTCGGCAACTCGACGGCCGGCGGGGCGTACATCCCCGGAATGTCGGACCACACCATCATGATCAAGGAGCGTTCGAAGGTCTTCCTCGGCGGCCCGCCCCTGGTCAAGATGGCCACCGGAGAGGAGTCGGACGACGAATCACTCGGCGGCGCCGAGATGCACGCCCGTACGTCCGGCCTCGCCGATTACTTCGCCCTGGACGAGCGCGACGCCCTGCGCCAGGCCCGCCGCGTCGTCGCCCGCCTCAACTGGCGCAAGGCGCACCCGGAGCCGGCCCCCGCCGAGCCGCCCAAGTACGACGAGGACGAGCTCGCCGGCATCGTCCCCGACGACCTGAAAGTCCCCTTCGACCCCCGCGAAGTCATCGCCCGTATCGTCGACGCCTCCGACTTCGACGAGTTCAAGCCGCTGTACGGCCCCAGCCTCGTCACCGGATGGGCCCGCCTCCACGGCTATCCCGTGGGCATCCTGGCCAACGCCCAGGGCGTCCTGTTCAGCGCGGAGTCCCAGAAGGCCGCCCAGTTCATCCAGCTGGCGAACCAGCGCGACATCCCCCTCCTCTTCCTGCACAACACCACCGGCTACATGGTCGGCAAGGAGTACGAGCAGGGCGGCATCATCAAGCACGGCGCGATGATGATCAACGCGGTGTCGAACTCCAAGGTCCCGCACCTGTCCGTCCTCATGGGCGCGTCGTACGGAGCCGGTCACTACGGCATGTGCGGGCGCGCCTACGACCCCCGCTTCCTCTTCGCCTGGCCCAGCTCCAAGTCCGCCGTCATGGGCCCGCAGCAGCTCGCCGGTGTGCTCTCGATCGTCGCCCGCGCGTCCGCCGCCGCGAAGGGCCGGCCGTACGACGACGAAGCCGACGCGGGGCTGCGCGCCATGGTCGAGCAGCAGATCGAGTCGGAGTCCCTGCCGATGTTCCTGTCGGGGCGGCTGTACGACGACGGGGTCATCGACCCGCGCGACACCAGGACCGTGCTGGGTCTGTGCCTGTCCGCGATCCACACGGCACCGGTCGAGGGCGCGCGCGGCGGCTTCGGCGTCTTCCGGATGTGA